A section of the Triticum dicoccoides isolate Atlit2015 ecotype Zavitan chromosome 7A, WEW_v2.0, whole genome shotgun sequence genome encodes:
- the LOC119328584 gene encoding homeobox-leucine zipper protein HDG1-like isoform X2 — protein MYPTSTPSCTPFGGRNVPYSHSPFMDGLVDACKVPCVYKSFGCESVFRDCPYPDEKLRKDLSERLGMSAQQVKFWFQNKRTFSKGKMQRWETQNHWVENERLKTEHQAIMLAMQNKTCLKCRGVMVQTQDTSERQRLYTENMRLKEELLHATTYLKEGLRRNGMSLPRARN, from the exons ATGTACCCTACATCCACTCCCTCCTgcactccattcggcgggcgcaacgtcccctatagccactcccctttcatggacggcctggtcgatgcctgcaAGGTTCCCTGCGTCTACAAGAGTTTCGGCTGCGAGAG TGTGTTCCGGGACTGCCCTTATCCAGATGAGAAACTTCGGAAGGACCTTAGCGAGAGGCTTGGCATGAGTGCCCAGCAGGTCAAGTTTTGGTTCCAAAACAAACGCACCTTCAGTAAG GGCAAGATGCAACGGTGGGAGACCCAAAATCATTGGGTAGAAAATGAGAGGCTAAAAACTGAACATCAAGCCATCATGTTGGCTATGCAAAACAAGACTTGCCTCAAATGCAGAGGGGTGATGGTACAAACTCAGGATACCTCGGAGCGCCAACGCCTATACACCGAGAATATGAGGCTCAAGGAAGAACTCCTACATGCCACTACCTATCTTAAAGAAGGTCTTCGCCGAAATGGCATGTCGCTCCCACGGGCCCGCAACTGA
- the LOC119328584 gene encoding homeobox-leucine zipper protein ROC4-like isoform X1: MDGEWLQYNSGVHNEFDLFMTSKHNHLFQDNHSDEMDGLHEATSVVGNTDDANVVAADHNNNDGETHSEQKMAKSVFRDCPYPDEKLRKDLSERLGMSAQQVKFWFQNKRTFSKGKMQRWETQNHWVENERLKTEHQAIMLAMQNKTCLKCRGVMVQTQDTSERQRLYTENMRLKEELLHATTYLKEGLRRNGMSLPRARN, encoded by the exons ATGGATGGAGAGTGGCTGCAGTACAATAGTGGTGTGCACAATGAGTTTGACCTCTTCATGACAAGCAAACACAACCACCTATTCCAGGACAACCATAGTGATGAGATGGATGGTCTGCATGAAGCCACTAGTGTCGTGGGAAACACTGATGATGCCAACGTTGTTGCTGCAGACCACAATAACAACGATGGAGAGACTCATAGTGAGCAGAAAATGGCTAAAAG TGTGTTCCGGGACTGCCCTTATCCAGATGAGAAACTTCGGAAGGACCTTAGCGAGAGGCTTGGCATGAGTGCCCAGCAGGTCAAGTTTTGGTTCCAAAACAAACGCACCTTCAGTAAG GGCAAGATGCAACGGTGGGAGACCCAAAATCATTGGGTAGAAAATGAGAGGCTAAAAACTGAACATCAAGCCATCATGTTGGCTATGCAAAACAAGACTTGCCTCAAATGCAGAGGGGTGATGGTACAAACTCAGGATACCTCGGAGCGCCAACGCCTATACACCGAGAATATGAGGCTCAAGGAAGAACTCCTACATGCCACTACCTATCTTAAAGAAGGTCTTCGCCGAAATGGCATGTCGCTCCCACGGGCCCGCAACTGA